DNA sequence from the Marinilongibacter aquaticus genome:
AAACAGCCATTTACAGATAAAACAAAAAAGACAAGCCAGAAAAAATTCTGGCTTGTCTTGTCAAGTCGGGGTGACTGGATTCGAACCAGCGGCCACACGCCCCCCAGACGTGTACTCTAACCGGGCTGAGCTACACCCCGAAAATCCGCTTCTTGCTCAAGTTTCGAAACGGATGGCAAACTTATAAAGTTTTCATTTTTCAAACAATTATTCTGTTCTATTTATACGCCGTGATCGTCTCGATTGAGCCGTCGTCCAAATGCCGCAATGGCGTCATTTTTACATTACGCAGGTGGTTTTTCCCGCTAAGCTGCGTATCGTGATAAAACAAATACCATTGCCCCTCAAATTCTACAATGGAATGGTGGTTGGTCCAGCCTTGTACAGGGTTGAGCACCACACCCTTGTATGTAAAGGGCCCAAAAGGGTTATCGCCCACTGCATACACGATCTTGTGCGTATCGCCCGTGGAGTAGCTGAAATAGTACTTGCCCTCGTATTTGTGCATCCACGAAGCCTCAAAGAAACGTTTGTCGTGATTGCCAGAAAGAATCACTGCACCATTTTCATCCCATATTTGCAAATCCTTTGGAGCTTGGACAAAAGTTTTCATATCTGCATTCAATTGAGCCACTTTCGGCAAAAGTCCAGGCTCATTGTCGGCCGGCTGTTCTTCTGTTTTCACCAATTCGCCAGTCGACCAATACTGCAACTGTCCGCCCCAAATCCCACCGAAATACATGTAATAGCTTCCGTCGTCGTCTTGAAAAACCGCCGGATCCATGCTGATGCTGCCCGGAATGGGTTCAGGTTCGGCCACAAAAGGTCCTTCGGGCTTATCGCCCACAGCCACTCCGATATGAAAAATGTCTTCTTTATCCTTTGCCGGAAAATACAGATAATATTTACCGTCCTTTTCGGCGGCATCGGGAGCCCACATTTGCCTTCCCGCCCAAGGCACGTCGGCAATATCCAAGGCCACTCCGTGAACCTGCACTTCCCCGCCCGGCTTATCCATTGAAAGCACGCGGTAATCTTTCATGGCATACTGCGAGCCTAGGTCGTCGTCTGGAATGCCTACATCGATATCGTGCGACGGATAGACATAGATCTTGCCCTCAAATACATGAGCCGAAGGGTCTGCGGTATAAATTTCGGAAACCAAAGGTTGAGAAATGGGTTCGGGAGATTCCCCTTCCGTTTTCTTCTCTTCTGTTTGTTCGGCCGAATGGCAAGCAAGGGTAAAAGTGGCTAAAGCCAAGCCAAGTGGAAATAATGTACTCTTCATATTTAAACAGGTTAATTGCAATTTCAATCGGTTGCAAAATACACATTTATTAAAAATAATCGGAGAAAGTAATTTCAAAAAGCATTTCACTAAATTTGTATTTTAATTTACAACATGGATATATTCGTCACCAATCTGCCTTTCAAGATCACAGAAGAAGAGTTGAAAAATTTCTTCGAAACATACGGCACTGTGGAAGGAGTCAATCTGGTTAAAGACCACAAAACCCGCCAAAACAAAGGCTATGGTTTCGTGTCTATGCCCAATGAAGCCGAAGGCAAGAAGGCAATTGCCAAGGCCAACGGCTCGGAGCTTGGTGGCCGAAACATCAGCGTGAGCCTTTCACAGAAAAAAGAAGAGAAGAAAGAGGAAACAAAAAATGCTTTGCCTTTTTGGAAAAGAAAAGTGAAACCGAAGCAAAAACTGGTGACATTCGACGGCGACAAAGAACCCGAAGTGCGTAAAAAGAAAAAAGGGCAAGGGCGAGGCACAAAATATTGAGGGGGCAATTTGCTTATTCTAAGGAAGCAATTCCTTAAATTCGTGGAAAAACCTATTGTAAATGACCCTTCCTAACTTCAAAAACGAGGTTCGTGATGAATTTTTCAACCTTCTCGACTTCTGGATAAATTATGCTGTAGACCAAAAAAACGGCGGATTCTACGGTACAATTGACAAAGACAACAAGCCGCATTTTACAAACAAATCTTGCGTGGCCATAAGCCGCATACTTTGGGGTTTCAGTGCATCCATTCACTTTTTGAAAAACCACAAAGAACTCGCCGAAAGCGGAACATACATAAAAAAACTTGAGCCGCTCTGCAAGCGGGCCTTTGATTACCTCACCCAGCACTTTTGGGATAAAGAATACGGCGGTGTGTATTGGCAAGTAGATGCCCAAGGGCAACCGCAAACGCCCAAAAAGCAAATTTATGCCCACAGCTTTTATGTATACGGCATGAGTGAGTACTACCGGGCCACAGCTTATGCTCCGGCAAAAGAACAGGCACTGAAATGTTTCAAGGCCATTGTAGACCATGCCTACGACAAACAAAACGGAGGATATATCGAAGCCTACAACCAAGATTGGTCGGAAACGGACGATTATATTCTTTCGAAAGGGCAATCGCGGAAATCGATGAACACCCACCTCCACGTGCTCGAATGTTTCACCAACCTCTACCGCATCGACCAGTCGGAAAGTGTGCGTTTTCATCTCAAACATTGCCTCGAAACTGTTTTGTATAAAATCATTGGCAAAAACGAAACCCACCAGACCTTGTTTTTCAATGACACTTGGCAGCCTCAAGTGGATATCGTATCCTTTGGCCATGATATCGAGGCGAGCTGGCTGATTTTGGAAGCCGCAGAGGTATTGGGCGATGAAGAGCTCTTGGATTTCTGCAAAAGCAAATGCCTCGAACTCGCTTCCCATTCCACCGATGGGCTGCAGGCCGATGGCGGGATGATCTACGAAAGAGACCGCAAAACACAGCACGAAAACGATTCTCGCGATTGGTGGGTGATGGCCGAAGCCATGGTCGGGTTTTACAATGCCTATCAAATGTCTGGCAAGGTGATTTACCTTACACGTGCTCAACGCAGCTGGGATTTCATTCAAAACCACCTCATCGACCATGAAAAAGGCGAATGGTTTGGCGGTGTGAATGCCGAGCACAAAGTGGTGAACACCACAAAAGCCAGCCCTTGGAAAGCCCCCTACCATAACCTGAGGTCCTGCATGGAAATTTACAGGAGAATTGGCTAATTTTGAACAATAGCCATTCGACCGAATTTGAAAAATCTGCTGTCTGTATTCGCCCTTGCTTTTTTGGCTTTGGCCTGTGAGAAAGAAAATAAAGCCTTGTTTTCCGAAATTCCTGTGGAGCATTCTCAGATATATTTCGAAAACCGCATTGTGGAAAACGAGCAATACAATGTATTCGATTTTCACAACCTCTACAATGGTGGCGGCGTAGCCCTTGTCGATGTAAACCAAGATGATTTGCTCGATATTTACCTGACGGGAAATCAGGTGACGGACAAACTGTATTTGAATCGGGGCAATTTCGAATTCGAAGACATTTCTGAGGCGGCTGGAATTGTAAGCTCCGATTGGTCGACCGGCGTGGCCATTGCCGATGTAAATGGCGACGGCCTTCCCGATATTTATGTCTGCAAATCGGGCAACGAAGAGGGCAAAAAACACCAAGATAAGCTTTACATAAACGATGGCGACCTGCATTTCAGAGAAGAAGCCCAAGCCCGGGGGATAGTAGACACCTGCTATTCCACGCATGCAGCCTTTGTCGACTTCGATAAAGACGGCGACATGGATTTGTACGTACTCACCACATCCAACATTATTCGCAACCCAAACCTCTTGCACAAAAAGGACCATTACGGCGACTATGCTCTGGACAAACTCTATATCAACGACGGCAAGGGGCATTTTACCGAAGAAGGAAAAAAACGCGGCATCGACCAGAACACCCACGGTTTAGGCCTAGCCGTAGGCGACATAAACGGCGACGGCTGGGAAGACTTTTTTGCCTCCAGCGATTTCTTGCCCAACGATGTAGTGTATATCAACAATCAAGACGGCACTTTCTCTGAAATGGCCAAAGAATTGTTACCCTATCAGAGCCGCTTTTCCATGGGCAACGACCTCGGAGATTTGGACAACGACGGCCTTTTGGACATCATTACCGTGGATATGCTTCCACCCGACAACCTCCGGCAAAAGAGGATGTTGATGACTTCGTACCATGTGTTTGAAACCGAACAAACTTTGGATTATCAAGCAGAATTTGCCCGAAACATGCTGTTTAAAAATTTGGGCACCGACCAAAATGGCCTCAGCCATTTCACTGAAATTGGGCAACTTACGGGCCTTGCCGCGACAGACTGGTCTTGGGCTCCTCTGTTTGTCGATCTCGACAACGACGGACTGAAAGATGTCTACGTGAGCAACGGCTATCTGCGTGATGTCACCAACTCCGACTTTGTGGCCAACAATTTAAATTTCAGCCAAAGTGCAATTTCGAAAAGCGACATGCGGAATTTCATGAACCAAAGTGCCCTCCGTCTTCCGAAACTCGAAAGCAAAAATCAGTTTTTCAGGCAAACTGCTCCACTGGCTTTCGAAGAAAAAACCGAATCTTGGATAGCGGAAAAACCCAACTTCTCGAATGGGGCAATCTTTGGCGATTTGGACAACGACGGTGATTTAGATTATGTGTGCAGCAACATCAACGCCAAAATTTCGCTCTACCGTAACGAAAGCCGAAACCGACACCTGAGCATCAAACTGGAAGGAAAACAGGGAAATATTTTTGGACAAGGAGCCCGAATTTCGGTCGAAATTGAAGGCCAAAAGCAAACTTATATCCAAAACCTTTCTCGTGGATACCGCTCTTCGTTTTCGCCCGAAATAATTGTAGGGTGCGGGAAAGCCGAAAAAATCGATCGCGTCGAAATCGTGTGGCCCTCGGGAATGTCTGAAATACGCGAAAATATTCCCACCAACGAAAAAATTGTGCTCAAAGAAAGCGAGGCCACAAAACCCGCCAAGCCCGAGTACAAAACCCTTGCCCTTTTTGAGGAAATACCAAGTGCCGTTTCACACAAAGAAACAGAATTCATCGATTATTATCGCGAGAATTTACTGCTGCACAAATATTCAAAGCCCGGACCAGCTGTGGCCAAAGCCGACTTAGATGGCGATGGCTTCGACGACTTGTTCGTCGGGGGGAACACCAATCTTCAGCAAAAAATTTACACCTCGGAAGCCACAGAAGTTTGGAGCCAGCCCAGCCTGGGAGAAGATGCAGACGCTCTTTTCTTTGACGCAAACAAGGACGGCATGCCTGACCTTTATGTCGTTTCGGGTTCCAATGAATTCGATCATTATCAAGATCAATTGCTAATAAACAAAGGCCAATATCGGTTTGAAAAAGCCGTTTTGCCATCTATGGATATTCCCGGAAAATGTGCGGTCTCCTTTGATTTTGATCAAGATGGCGACCAAGATATTCTGCGAATCGGTGCTGTACTGCCGGGAGCGTTTCCCAAAGTAGCCCAATCCTTTTTGCTCATCAATGAAAACGGACAGTTCAAGGCCCAAGCGTTCGGGAATTTGGGACTGGCCACCGCTGTACAATCGGTCGACCTCAATAAGGACCAATGGCCAGACATTGTGGTGGTGGGCGAATTTATGGCTCCTCAAATTTGGCTAAACCAAAAGGGCCAATTCGAAAAAATGGATGCCCTGGATACGCTGAAAGGACTTTGGAATACCGTGGAAGCCGCGGATTTAGATCAGGACGGCTATACCGATTTAATCCTCGGAAACATTGGAAAAAATTACCGTTACACTTTCGACGAGCAGCATCCGCTGAGCATAAACGAAACAGAGAACGGGAAAGGCTTTTTGCCTTCCTATTTCTTGCAGGGAGTGGAATATCCACTTTCGAACAGGGATGAGCTGATCAGACAATTTCCCTTTCTGCGTGCAAAATTTCCAGACTACGAAAGCTACGCACAAGCCAATATGGAAAGCCTGCGAAACGATTTTCCTCTCTCCAAGCTCAAAGCCAATAAAATGCAGAGCCTTATTCTTTGGAACAAAGAAGGGAAAGGTTTTGATGTACAACTCTTGCCAGAAGAAGTGCAACAAAGCCCCGTACAGGCCATTTTGGCGATCGACTACAACAAGGATCAAAAAATCGATTTACTTCTGGCCGGAAACGACCTGAGCATTGAGCCGATAAACGCCGGCTTTGTGGAGGGCAGTAAAGGGGTCTTGTTGGAAAACCTTGGGAATCGGGCATTTAAAAGTATAACGAATACCGAATCGGGAATTTGGCTCGACGGCCAAACCAAGGCCCTACGGAAAATGAGCACAAAAAAAGGCGACCAAATTTTGGCCGCCCGAAATGACTTATACTTTAAGTTTTATCGCCTAAAGAGCAATCCTTAATTCTTTCACAAACTTGTTTTTGTCGTCGTAAAGAGCCACTACAAAAACGTCGAGTCCTATTTCCTTCCCATTGATGGCCAAAGTACCGCTTCCGGCACTCAAAGGATAGGTTTTCAATTCTTTATCCGCACTGGGATGGTAAATCACCAATTTGCCCGATTGGCTGCCATTGGGCAGATTGTATTCCAAATTCACATCGGCGGCAGTGGTGCCTTCCGACTTAATCAAGGGTTCTTTTTCTACCGTAGCCAAAGCCATATTGGGCTTGCTTCCAACTGGTCGGCCATTTTCATCTATTTCTTTTTGAGCAAACGTAAGCAGACTTACGCAAGCAAACACGGTTGTCAATATCGTTTTCATGGTAAAACTATTTAGCGTTTTTAGATTTAGATACAGAAGCCTCGAGTTGCATAATGCGGTCTTCCAAAGAAGCATATGCGGCTACTTCCGATTCCAATTTTTTGATTTTAGCCTCTTGGCTTTCAATTAAGGCTTGCTGCTCTTTAAAGCCTTGGATCAATAGGGAAATGAGTGACTCATATTCTACCGTTTTATACGATTCATTTACATCCTCAAAGCGAATTTCATTGATAAGGTTCGGCAAGACTTTCTCAACATCTTGAGCAATCAAGCCAAGTTGTTCGTCACTCGGAAAACCAAACTCCTTCACCGCCCTCTTACTATAAAAGAAAGACTTTGGATAAAGCTGCTGCAACACTTTAGTGGCATCTTCCAAAGACACGACCCGATCCTTCAATCTTGCATCCGAAGGCGAAGAAGGCTGTATCAAGGAGACATTCTTTATAGTCACGCCACCTGGGGCGATTTCAAAAGCCTTATCTGGTGAATTGGGGAAAATCCTAAACGGAAGCTTACTTCCATTGGTGACATCACGAACAAAAAAGTTCGCCTCGTTTCCGGCCAAATCCCAAGTTTGAGGAGTAAAACCCGAAGAGCCGTCTTGCTCCAAACGTATTCCAGGCGTGTTTCCATTCACGGTATGAAAATCCAAAGCGGGGTTACTTGTTTTCCTGCCAATATTACCTGCATTGTCTACATAAAGGCTATTATTAGGCCCCCCTGCTTCAATGGTCATTATCGATCTTCCCGCTGTGGCGTCTTCTATGGTGAATTTGTTTGCTCCTCCATTTGATTGATCGTTGAACACTAAACGCCAATCATTATTCGGAAAAGAAGACGAGTTACTGGTATCGTCGGCATGTATACGCAAATTATTTTCTTTCATGCGAAAAGTATCCGCACCAAAATTTTCACCGTTCACACAATCCACGCCTACACAAAGGCTAAATTGTACAATCAAATCATCTGCAATCACTTGGTCTTGTACGGCCTTGGCTTCGTTTTGAGTTTGAATAGCTTGATTCAGTTCTTGGTCCTGCTTTTTGATACTTACTTGCGACTGCAGCAATAAGCACAAACACATAAGCAGTGTAAAGAGTGGTAGTTTTGTTCTCATGACGTATTATTGTACTTGAAATACAAATATAACATTCTGTCCATGAAAACCCTATTGAAATTTAGTGCATTGTCCTTTGTTTTATTATTTGGTTCTTGCCAACACAAAAAGTTTGACAATGAGGCCATTAAGCTCTATATCACAACTAATGGACTGCAGCCCGAATCGGTGCAAGTCTTTGACAACCAAAGCCCAAAAAAGGGCATAGAGATAGGCTGGGGACATCAAATTACTATTCAAATAAACGGCATTGACGATTTCGAGATAAAAGGAGACCAGAGGGTTTTCCCGGGTGGAGAATTTGGGCTTGTCGATGAAAATGGAGAGATCATTTATGCTCAAACTGACATTTTGAAAAAATACAACCTCACAGGTGTCAAACCAGAAGACGCCAAGCAATTAAAATTCAATTTGGGTATTGGGAAACCCATGGAAAGGGGAAAAACCTACCATTACCTTTTCCGTTTATGGGATAAAAAAAGTGACAAGGAACTGAAGGGTAATATCGAGCTCCTTGTCAAATAGCTTGGTTCTTAATTGTGCTTAATCCGGACAAACAGCCTGAATGCCAATTTGAAATACTGAACCGGGCTCTGCATTAAAGCCGGGTTTCAGCTCTACTTTACGCCCTGCCTTATAAGCCGATTGAGCACCGTTTTCAATCCTATTGCTCGCTTGAATGGTATAAATAGCCTTGGATTCGGTATTCGTGCCCGATGAAATATCATCTTGCGGCGATTCCAAAACCAGATCCGAACCGATAATCTCGAACGTCTCCGACACGGCTGAAGTAACCACTGGGGCTGAAGTACTGATCATCAACCTGTACTGACCCGTAGGTAAAAACCCGGGTAAAGTACACGCTATATTGTGCGGGTCTTTCGCATAACCAATCAAAGTAGGCATATTGAAATTTCCCTGTTCATCGGAAAGGTAAACTTTGAAAAGGTTACCGTTGATAAACGCACCTGTGGAATCTACACTGACCGCAATCTCTCCTCCCGCACAGATACTTTCCGTTTCGATAGAGGGCTGCGATACTGCTACACCTTTTTTCACGGTAAAGAATTGAAAGATATCTGGCCCAAAAAGCACCTCGCCCATGGCATCATCTTGATCGTAGGCCCGGGCTATGAAGGTATAAAAGTTGGCCGTAAAAATGTCTCCGTCTCGCACATTGTCCTCCTCATGCAAAGCGTAGGGAGCTTCATTGTCTACATAAAAATGATCTGGCGTTTCATCTCCAGAAAGCTGCAATTTCATACTTTCGATGCCCAGGTCTTCGCAATTGGGTACCGCCAAAATGGTGACTTTCCTGTCGCTTTGCTCCAACAACATTCGGTTGGCCAAAGGAGCAATTTGCTCTCCATTTTCTCCTGCATAAGCCAAATAATATGAAATCATTGGCAAAGTACAGTCGACATTCACGATTGTGCTCACTGTATCTCTACACATTCTTTCGTCAGTCACAATCACCGTGTATACTCCAGAGTTTGCAGGATGGGCATTGGGTATGGTTGGTGTTTGCAAACTGCTTACAAAACCATTCGGCCCTGTCCAGTCGAATGTTGTACCGTTCGAGGCCATGAGTTCAACCAATTCGCCTTCGTTGTAAGGTCCAGAATTGCTGGCCGATACACTCAAAACAGGCTCAACCAATTCTACCTCTTCTTCACTTGTAAACTCACAATTCAAATACTTCACGCTGAAGTCGGAATACATGCCCAAAGGTAAATTCGCCAAGGTAAAGCCGTTGTCCAAAACCTGCACTTCTTGGAATTTATCTTCGTCGTTTCTTTTAAATCGAATGGTGTATGTCCCGTTCGGCAAATCGGTGCTTTGGAACTGAATAGCACCTTCTGTACCCGAACAAGTGCTTGGCCCTTCGCTATCCAATACCGTCAATGTGGGTACTGGAGGATCTGTCAAAGTTACGTTTTCGATACTTGTACCTGTACAATTGAAACGCGTGAGGCTGAAATCGGTATAGGCACCTGAGGGTAGCCCCGTCAAAGTAAAGCTGTTGCTGCTCACCTGAACCGATTGGCTTTTGCTCGAAGCATCTTGCGTGTAATGCACCGTATATGTGCCATCGGCTACATCGGTTGTTGT
Encoded proteins:
- a CDS encoding AGE family epimerase/isomerase, with product MTLPNFKNEVRDEFFNLLDFWINYAVDQKNGGFYGTIDKDNKPHFTNKSCVAISRILWGFSASIHFLKNHKELAESGTYIKKLEPLCKRAFDYLTQHFWDKEYGGVYWQVDAQGQPQTPKKQIYAHSFYVYGMSEYYRATAYAPAKEQALKCFKAIVDHAYDKQNGGYIEAYNQDWSETDDYILSKGQSRKSMNTHLHVLECFTNLYRIDQSESVRFHLKHCLETVLYKIIGKNETHQTLFFNDTWQPQVDIVSFGHDIEASWLILEAAEVLGDEELLDFCKSKCLELASHSTDGLQADGGMIYERDRKTQHENDSRDWWVMAEAMVGFYNAYQMSGKVIYLTRAQRSWDFIQNHLIDHEKGEWFGGVNAEHKVVNTTKASPWKAPYHNLRSCMEIYRRIG
- a CDS encoding glycoside hydrolase family 43 protein encodes the protein MKSTLFPLGLALATFTLACHSAEQTEEKKTEGESPEPISQPLVSEIYTADPSAHVFEGKIYVYPSHDIDVGIPDDDLGSQYAMKDYRVLSMDKPGGEVQVHGVALDIADVPWAGRQMWAPDAAEKDGKYYLYFPAKDKEDIFHIGVAVGDKPEGPFVAEPEPIPGSISMDPAVFQDDDGSYYMYFGGIWGGQLQYWSTGELVKTEEQPADNEPGLLPKVAQLNADMKTFVQAPKDLQIWDENGAVILSGNHDKRFFEASWMHKYEGKYYFSYSTGDTHKIVYAVGDNPFGPFTYKGVVLNPVQGWTNHHSIVEFEGQWYLFYHDTQLSGKNHLRNVKMTPLRHLDDGSIETITAYK
- a CDS encoding VCBS repeat-containing protein, whose product is MKNLLSVFALAFLALACEKENKALFSEIPVEHSQIYFENRIVENEQYNVFDFHNLYNGGGVALVDVNQDDLLDIYLTGNQVTDKLYLNRGNFEFEDISEAAGIVSSDWSTGVAIADVNGDGLPDIYVCKSGNEEGKKHQDKLYINDGDLHFREEAQARGIVDTCYSTHAAFVDFDKDGDMDLYVLTTSNIIRNPNLLHKKDHYGDYALDKLYINDGKGHFTEEGKKRGIDQNTHGLGLAVGDINGDGWEDFFASSDFLPNDVVYINNQDGTFSEMAKELLPYQSRFSMGNDLGDLDNDGLLDIITVDMLPPDNLRQKRMLMTSYHVFETEQTLDYQAEFARNMLFKNLGTDQNGLSHFTEIGQLTGLAATDWSWAPLFVDLDNDGLKDVYVSNGYLRDVTNSDFVANNLNFSQSAISKSDMRNFMNQSALRLPKLESKNQFFRQTAPLAFEEKTESWIAEKPNFSNGAIFGDLDNDGDLDYVCSNINAKISLYRNESRNRHLSIKLEGKQGNIFGQGARISVEIEGQKQTYIQNLSRGYRSSFSPEIIVGCGKAEKIDRVEIVWPSGMSEIRENIPTNEKIVLKESEATKPAKPEYKTLALFEEIPSAVSHKETEFIDYYRENLLLHKYSKPGPAVAKADLDGDGFDDLFVGGNTNLQQKIYTSEATEVWSQPSLGEDADALFFDANKDGMPDLYVVSGSNEFDHYQDQLLINKGQYRFEKAVLPSMDIPGKCAVSFDFDQDGDQDILRIGAVLPGAFPKVAQSFLLINENGQFKAQAFGNLGLATAVQSVDLNKDQWPDIVVVGEFMAPQIWLNQKGQFEKMDALDTLKGLWNTVEAADLDQDGYTDLILGNIGKNYRYTFDEQHPLSINETENGKGFLPSYFLQGVEYPLSNRDELIRQFPFLRAKFPDYESYAQANMESLRNDFPLSKLKANKMQSLILWNKEGKGFDVQLLPEEVQQSPVQAILAIDYNKDQKIDLLLAGNDLSIEPINAGFVEGSKGVLLENLGNRAFKSITNTESGIWLDGQTKALRKMSTKKGDQILAARNDLYFKFYRLKSNP
- a CDS encoding RNA recognition motif domain-containing protein, with protein sequence MDIFVTNLPFKITEEELKNFFETYGTVEGVNLVKDHKTRQNKGYGFVSMPNEAEGKKAIAKANGSELGGRNISVSLSQKKEEKKEETKNALPFWKRKVKPKQKLVTFDGDKEPEVRKKKKGQGRGTKY
- a CDS encoding tail fiber domain-containing protein, with protein sequence MRTKLPLFTLLMCLCLLLQSQVSIKKQDQELNQAIQTQNEAKAVQDQVIADDLIVQFSLCVGVDCVNGENFGADTFRMKENNLRIHADDTSNSSSFPNNDWRLVFNDQSNGGANKFTIEDATAGRSIMTIEAGGPNNSLYVDNAGNIGRKTSNPALDFHTVNGNTPGIRLEQDGSSGFTPQTWDLAGNEANFFVRDVTNGSKLPFRIFPNSPDKAFEIAPGGVTIKNVSLIQPSSPSDARLKDRVVSLEDATKVLQQLYPKSFFYSKRAVKEFGFPSDEQLGLIAQDVEKVLPNLINEIRFEDVNESYKTVEYESLISLLIQGFKEQQALIESQEAKIKKLESEVAAYASLEDRIMQLEASVSKSKNAK